A stretch of Lysinibacillus agricola DNA encodes these proteins:
- a CDS encoding ABC transporter ATP-binding protein: protein MNAVINVQHLKKTFNKEAALQDVSFTIQKGEIFGFLGPSGSGKTTTIKILTAQTEETAGDVLLFGRPANEMKQSNNRKRFGILTDNSGLYTRLSIEENLLLFSNLYQLPKSAVKEALDFVNLYADRKKKISQLSKGMMQRVTLARAIMHKPELLFLDEPTSALDPVNTQHIYNGLRKLNEMGTTIFLTTHDMSEAEILCDRVAFLHKGKIRAIGAPKDLKKEFGDESITVELKNGACEVIQTGQQDAEKLFHWMQSNEVSRIYTNEPTLGNIFMQITGSDLV from the coding sequence ATGAACGCAGTAATCAATGTTCAGCATTTGAAAAAAACATTTAATAAGGAAGCAGCATTACAGGATGTTTCCTTTACCATTCAAAAAGGAGAAATATTCGGCTTTCTTGGACCTAGCGGCTCAGGAAAAACTACTACTATTAAAATATTAACGGCACAAACTGAAGAAACTGCTGGCGATGTTTTATTGTTTGGCCGCCCAGCAAATGAGATGAAACAAAGCAACAATCGTAAACGCTTCGGTATTTTAACAGATAATAGCGGACTATATACACGACTTTCAATTGAGGAGAATTTATTACTCTTTAGTAACTTATATCAATTACCTAAATCAGCAGTAAAAGAGGCGTTGGATTTTGTTAACTTATACGCTGATCGTAAAAAGAAAATTAGTCAGCTTTCTAAAGGAATGATGCAACGTGTTACGCTAGCACGTGCCATCATGCATAAACCGGAACTATTATTTTTAGATGAACCAACTTCTGCACTCGATCCTGTTAATACACAACATATTTATAATGGCTTGCGTAAATTAAATGAGATGGGTACGACAATATTTTTAACAACACATGATATGAGTGAAGCCGAAATACTTTGTGATCGTGTCGCCTTCTTACATAAAGGTAAAATTCGAGCAATTGGTGCGCCAAAGGATTTGAAAAAAGAGTTTGGCGATGAATCTATTACAGTAGAATTAAAAAATGGTGCTTGTGAAGTCATCCAAACTGGACAACAAGATGCTGAAAAACTGTTTCATTGGATGCAATCGAACGAAGTTTCTCGCATTTATACGAACGAACCAACACTAGGTAATATTTTTATGCAAATAACAGGGAGTGATTTAGTATGA
- a CDS encoding LytTR family transcriptional regulator DNA-binding domain-containing protein, whose product MNQNENMIIDPYIEGGNVIYPNFHLSLQPGSIIGIYTDVSKIHTLIQWFTKQSNTYTHLRESALYERLTVREYIQFCLKLFHTSSEKMEELLKLFALTEQKSIKISKLSNGEKQRLKLIHTYLHQAQIQVLEEPFQNLDEFSKQKVIQLLDALQKQNKTVILLSNNLEDLIISSTEIHRLDTMGLHALDMKEDETEPVSPPLENAPIRLDKIPTKKNDKIILFNPPEIDYIESVEGVVSLYVAGEAYPCTLSLNELEQKLTPFGFFRSHRSYIVNLQKVREIITWTRNSYSLALNSNEKAIVPLSKNKLADLKEILGI is encoded by the coding sequence ATGAACCAAAATGAAAACATGATTATTGATCCTTACATAGAAGGAGGAAATGTCATTTATCCAAACTTTCACCTATCGTTGCAGCCAGGCAGTATTATCGGCATCTACACAGATGTGTCTAAAATCCATACATTAATACAATGGTTTACAAAGCAAAGCAATACATATACACACCTTCGTGAAAGTGCCTTGTATGAGCGATTGACGGTTCGAGAATATATCCAATTTTGCTTAAAGCTTTTCCATACTTCTTCTGAAAAGATGGAGGAATTATTGAAATTATTCGCTTTAACGGAACAAAAGAGTATTAAAATCAGCAAGCTTTCCAATGGGGAAAAGCAACGATTAAAATTAATTCATACATATCTCCATCAAGCACAGATACAAGTTTTAGAAGAACCATTCCAAAATCTAGATGAGTTTTCCAAGCAAAAAGTCATTCAGTTATTGGATGCCTTACAAAAACAGAATAAAACAGTCATTTTACTGTCTAATAATCTTGAGGATTTAATTATTTCGAGTACAGAAATACATAGACTAGATACAATGGGCTTACACGCATTAGATATGAAAGAGGATGAAACCGAACCAGTTTCTCCCCCTCTTGAAAATGCACCGATTCGACTTGATAAAATCCCTACAAAGAAAAATGATAAGATCATTTTATTTAATCCCCCTGAAATCGATTATATCGAAAGTGTTGAGGGTGTTGTTTCACTGTATGTTGCGGGTGAAGCCTACCCATGTACATTATCATTAAATGAGCTGGAACAAAAATTGACACCGTTCGGCTTCTTTAGAAGTCATCGCTCTTATATCGTTAACTTACAAAAGGTACGGGAAATCATTACGTGGACTCGCAATAGCTACAGCCTAGCCTTAAATAGCAATGAAAAAGCAATAGTACCTTTGTCGAAAAACAAGCTCGCAGATTTAAAAGAAATACTCGGAATTTAG
- a CDS encoding GNAT family N-acetyltransferase: protein MNFIALENEVILLKPLELQDVQGIFEAGSYPEIWSHMSTAIEKMGDVNNFVDKALEAKREKTEFPFVIVDKKSGQIIGSTRFMDIDETHKRLEIGTTWITPAFWRTTINTNCKYLLLQYCFEVLNLQRVQLKTDHENLRSQKAIERLGATKEGILRNHMVRKDGTTRHTVMYSITLQEWPQVKKHLQQLLVDSTKKG from the coding sequence ATGAATTTTATAGCGTTGGAAAATGAAGTAATATTACTTAAGCCATTAGAACTACAGGATGTGCAAGGAATATTCGAAGCTGGTAGTTATCCAGAAATTTGGTCACACATGTCCACAGCAATAGAGAAAATGGGCGATGTGAATAACTTTGTGGACAAGGCATTAGAAGCAAAACGTGAAAAAACTGAATTTCCATTTGTGATTGTGGATAAAAAATCTGGACAAATCATCGGTTCGACTCGGTTTATGGATATTGATGAAACGCATAAACGGCTTGAAATAGGTACTACATGGATTACACCTGCTTTTTGGCGTACTACCATTAATACGAATTGCAAATATTTATTATTACAATACTGCTTTGAGGTACTCAATCTACAGCGTGTACAACTTAAGACAGACCATGAAAATTTACGTTCCCAAAAGGCGATAGAACGTTTAGGAGCAACAAAGGAGGGGATCTTACGTAATCATATGGTGCGTAAGGATGGCACAACTCGCCATACAGTGATGTACAGCATTACGCTACAAGAATGGCCACAAGTGAAAAAACATTTGCAGCAGCTGCTAGTTGATTCCACTAAAAAAGGATAA
- a CDS encoding PLP-dependent aminotransferase family protein — protein sequence MELSISFTGDTSKYVQIYEEIKQAILRKKLLAHEQLPSKRTLAKTLDVSIHTIKEAYEQLLAEGYIYSKERSGYFIAPFEFEWGQQLKQQISTATTPLTYTIKFDFHNGHVDKEAFPISIWHKLLKKHFNVDNLTTSPWQGETILRTEIARYVERSRGVACEASQVFVYSGTQSQLQALCHFFGPKTHVGLEEPGFKRVRATLQQCGLTTHAIPVDNLGVTIPKESIHMLYTTPAHQFPLGMVMPVERRAELLQWATSEKAYIIEDDYDSEFRYKGLPIPSLTKMDQLQRVIYFGTFSKTLIPSLRISYMILPKSLVEEFMLFNQEQKSVVSKIDQFVLADFIAQGLFDKHLAKMRTIYRKKQQALLAAINVNFSKEFEVIGEKSGLHIVMKLPKRLAEQDAIRLAQEVGIKVYPCLTSYQQGSKHAMVIMGYGGLTLEQINEGIALLATVWSSSTTA from the coding sequence TTGGAGCTATCGATCTCATTTACTGGAGATACATCGAAATACGTACAAATTTACGAAGAAATTAAACAAGCAATTTTAAGAAAAAAACTACTGGCCCATGAGCAATTACCTTCTAAACGAACACTTGCTAAAACGCTTGATGTTAGTATCCATACGATTAAAGAGGCGTATGAGCAATTACTAGCTGAAGGTTATATCTACAGTAAGGAACGCTCTGGTTATTTTATAGCGCCCTTTGAATTCGAATGGGGACAGCAGCTGAAGCAGCAAATATCCACAGCTACAACACCACTTACATATACTATAAAATTTGACTTTCATAATGGACATGTGGATAAGGAAGCTTTTCCTATTTCCATCTGGCATAAGCTGTTGAAAAAGCATTTCAATGTGGATAATTTAACGACAAGTCCCTGGCAAGGAGAGACTATTTTACGGACGGAAATCGCTCGTTATGTTGAACGTTCGAGAGGAGTTGCTTGTGAAGCATCACAAGTGTTTGTTTATAGTGGTACACAAAGTCAGCTTCAAGCTCTATGTCACTTTTTTGGCCCAAAAACACATGTTGGCTTAGAAGAGCCTGGCTTTAAAAGAGTACGTGCAACATTGCAACAATGTGGATTAACAACTCATGCTATTCCTGTTGATAACTTAGGGGTAACAATACCGAAAGAATCCATCCACATGTTATACACAACACCCGCACACCAGTTTCCGCTTGGCATGGTCATGCCTGTTGAACGGCGTGCAGAACTTCTGCAATGGGCTACTTCTGAGAAGGCATATATTATTGAGGATGATTATGACTCAGAATTTCGTTATAAGGGGCTCCCTATCCCCTCTTTAACAAAAATGGATCAGCTGCAACGTGTTATTTATTTCGGAACATTTTCTAAAACACTTATTCCATCGCTGCGCATTAGTTATATGATTTTGCCTAAATCGTTAGTCGAAGAATTTATGCTATTTAATCAGGAGCAAAAATCTGTTGTCTCAAAAATAGATCAGTTTGTGTTAGCCGATTTTATTGCCCAAGGTTTATTCGATAAGCATTTAGCCAAAATGCGGACTATTTATCGTAAAAAGCAACAAGCTTTACTAGCAGCGATTAACGTAAATTTTTCTAAGGAATTCGAAGTTATTGGTGAAAAATCTGGGCTACATATTGTTATGAAGTTACCAAAAAGGCTTGCTGAACAGGATGCAATTAGGTTGGCCCAGGAGGTAGGAATCAAAGTCTATCCATGTTTAACCTCCTATCAACAAGGCTCTAAACATGCTATGGTCATAATGGGCTATGGTGGGCTAACCCTCGAGCAAATCAATGAAGGGATCGCGTTACTTGCAACAGTTTGGTCATCATCCACGACAGCTTAA
- a CDS encoding UDP-N-acetylmuramyl pentapeptide phosphotransferase, translating into MLYLALLIGIVSIVITDKLTQAFKLSSIWGLIGQICASLVIIMVGKLEVSHINLGNHFELGYLTIPFTLLFLVGFTNVMNIEKTQNLSILLLPFVSLVCLSIAAFFIGYSFVLVMGICSSLTIMFILLYGYFTGKVFVGRTLTTSIGFIIAVLSIALIKTSIVTIYIPLFTLALPFTLYYFVKDKFTSIQSITVSTLTAILFGVLMFIVPFHIMWYLVVGLTIILVITQFSRKYRFI; encoded by the coding sequence TTGTTATATTTAGCTTTATTAATTGGCATCGTTTCAATTGTAATTACGGATAAGCTTACTCAAGCTTTTAAATTATCAAGCATTTGGGGGCTGATTGGTCAAATTTGTGCATCACTTGTAATAATAATGGTCGGCAAACTTGAGGTTAGTCATATTAATCTAGGTAATCACTTCGAATTAGGATATTTGACGATTCCATTTACTTTATTATTTCTTGTAGGTTTTACAAATGTAATGAATATAGAAAAAACGCAAAATCTTTCAATATTGTTGTTGCCATTCGTTTCTTTAGTGTGTTTATCAATAGCAGCTTTCTTCATAGGCTATTCATTTGTTTTAGTAATGGGAATTTGTTCGAGTTTAACGATTATGTTTATTCTGCTATACGGCTATTTTACTGGTAAAGTATTTGTAGGAAGAACGCTTACTACGTCAATAGGTTTCATAATAGCCGTGCTTTCAATAGCCCTCATTAAGACATCTATTGTAACAATTTATATTCCGTTATTTACTTTAGCACTACCGTTCACTTTATATTATTTTGTTAAAGATAAATTTACGAGTATACAATCAATTACAGTTAGCACTTTAACAGCTATATTATTTGGTGTATTAATGTTCATAGTTCCTTTTCATATAATGTGGTATCTCGTTGTTGGGTTAACGATTATTTTGGTTATTACGCAATTTTCACGTAAATATCGCTTTATTTAG
- a CDS encoding ABC transporter permease, producing MNMSMTRIQAILMKDFKEFSRNYAVSVMILMPLVMAFFLNKSGNATIATCLLTINMAFTVVTAYVQCCLIAEEKEKNTLRSLMLSPASLGDILIGKSLFVFILTMAVVAFSIYIVGYSPANLFILAIALILSAVFYIAIGTICGLFAKTVMEGSLIILPVILIFGFGSSALALSSAFPILKIAKWLPSSQLTLLADALEGTYTTMDVIIPIATIIVWSVVTWIVAGFIYKKRMVD from the coding sequence ATGAACATGTCAATGACACGTATTCAGGCCATTTTAATGAAGGATTTCAAGGAATTTTCACGTAACTATGCGGTATCCGTTATGATACTTATGCCACTTGTTATGGCATTTTTTCTTAATAAATCGGGCAATGCTACTATCGCAACCTGTCTCCTTACAATAAATATGGCGTTTACTGTTGTGACTGCCTATGTACAATGCTGTCTAATTGCAGAGGAGAAAGAGAAAAACACACTTCGAAGTCTCATGCTTTCCCCTGCTTCACTTGGCGATATACTAATTGGTAAAAGCTTGTTTGTCTTTATCCTTACAATGGCAGTTGTAGCATTTTCTATTTACATTGTTGGCTATAGCCCAGCTAATCTTTTCATCTTAGCTATTGCTTTAATACTTTCGGCTGTGTTCTATATTGCAATAGGAACAATATGTGGATTATTCGCCAAAACAGTTATGGAAGGCTCTCTTATCATTCTACCTGTTATCCTTATTTTCGGGTTTGGCTCTTCTGCCCTAGCATTATCGTCTGCCTTTCCTATTTTAAAAATTGCAAAGTGGTTACCAAGTTCTCAGTTGACGCTATTAGCAGATGCTCTAGAAGGCACATACACAACAATGGATGTCATTATTCCAATCGCTACTATCATCGTATGGTCAGTAGTTACTTGGATTGTAGCAGGATTTATTTATAAAAAAAGAATGGTCGACTAA
- a CDS encoding dienelactone hydrolase family protein, whose product MKRKIFILHEIYGVNDFIKKQAEAYSNASTTVECISLYLENKMFPYEQEREAYEYFINEVGFDAPLEKLTKKLLEARTHYDEVLLIGFSVGATLAWRLSTLPLQGIVCVYGSRIRQYLDVIPSCPTLVILPSHEKSFNVHELKKKLDILPTVHTRQYTGQHGFMDYHNLHYSRESYVHAHAEILHFLQTERSQGGQSNEPK is encoded by the coding sequence ATGAAAAGAAAAATATTTATTTTACATGAAATTTATGGAGTGAACGATTTTATAAAAAAGCAAGCTGAAGCATACAGTAACGCCAGCACTACAGTTGAGTGCATTTCTTTATATTTAGAGAATAAAATGTTTCCATATGAACAAGAACGAGAAGCCTATGAGTATTTCATAAACGAAGTTGGCTTTGATGCTCCACTCGAAAAACTAACCAAAAAACTATTAGAAGCTAGGACACATTATGATGAAGTGCTATTAATTGGCTTTAGTGTAGGGGCAACATTAGCTTGGAGACTATCAACACTCCCATTACAGGGAATCGTTTGCGTTTATGGTTCACGTATTCGCCAATATCTGGATGTAATCCCCTCTTGTCCGACGCTTGTTATTTTACCAAGTCATGAGAAAAGCTTTAATGTCCATGAATTAAAGAAAAAACTCGATATATTACCGACTGTTCATACGAGACAATATACAGGTCAGCATGGTTTTATGGACTACCATAATTTGCACTATAGTCGTGAAAGTTATGTACACGCACACGCTGAAATTTTACACTTTTTGCAAACTGAACGCAGTCAAGGAGGACAAAGTAATGAACCAAAATGA